Part of the Sodalinema gerasimenkoae IPPAS B-353 genome is shown below.
TCTCCTCAATCTCGTCGGGAACTTGTAGATAGACGTCGGAGATGCTTTGAGGATAGGTGGTGTCAGCTTCCCCTAACCGGGTGCGATCGCGCAAGGAGACATGAGAGACCACACTATAGGTCAAACCATCGGATAAGGGGACTGGGGAACGTAGAGACCCCTCTGGACCGATCGCCACATCCTCTGTAGGGAAATAGAGATAGCGGGGTTGGTCGAGAACCGGAATCAGTCCGGGGAAGTCGGCCACAATGCTATAGGTTTGGATGACTTCTTGGGTGAAGCTGCGGGGCCCCATAAAGGGCAAATCAAAGCGGAAACTCCAGGGAGACCGGCGCACGTCCCGCACATCGTCATTTCTGGAGATGCGCCAGCCCTGGCCGGTATACTCGTCAAAGGCAATCACTCGCCAAAATCCGGGGGCCTGCGATCGCACCCGCATCACCACCTGAGGCGTCATCGACCCCCGCAGGTTTTGGTTCATACTCTCAGAAAAGCCCGCATAAAAGGTTTCATCCACCTCACCGGGACCTTCAGCGGTTCCGTCTCCCTCTCCATTAAACTGAGTCCCATCGGTTTGCGCTTGGGGACTGGCGATATTCCGACCATCAAAGTCGCCGCGAAAGTCAATGGTACTGCTGACGGGAAACGACCGTAACTGATATCCCGGAACCCGAGGAATCGCCGCAAATAGCACTAAACCTAAACTCAACACCAAGAGGCCCAGGGTTAGGCTGGCTTTCCAGGGGAAGGAGTGGCGTAGAGTCCTAAAGACCGAAGCTTGCGACCCGTCTGAGGTGCGATCGCCCAACCCCAAACGAGAGCGATAATCATAAATTAAGGTGGGAATCGCCAGCAGCAGAAACACCACCAGAAACGGGGCAAAGGCCATGGTTTGGCTAATGGTTCCCGCCACGCCAATCAGAATCAAGGCAATAATCATTGAATAGCCTAAATCCTTGCGTCGCGGTAAATCGAAGGTGTGCAAGACTTGCACCTGAATCAACAGTTCCGCCAAAATCACCCTTGTGTCATTCAGGGTGGTCACCAGATTACTCAGAAAGACCACCAACGTCACAATCAGGGCGATCGCCAAGACAAACTTCAGAACAATGTTACGCTCACGGCGACGGAACCAACTCCAGCTTGCCCCCATAATACTCAGGGGAACCGCCCAGAGGCTCGTTGTAGTCCCCGCCGCCACATCCGTAGCCACAATCCCCACAATCACCAGCAATTGCACCAGCACCCGTAACGTCACCGAGTCTTCCGGGACTGGAGGGGACAGCGATCGCCAGGCCTGCCAAAGTCGTCCCAGCAGCGGTAGAGACGTCCAACGTGGGGAATTT
Proteins encoded:
- a CDS encoding transglutaminase TgpA family protein, giving the protein MSAANSPRWTSLPLLGRLWQAWRSLSPPVPEDSVTLRVLVQLLVIVGIVATDVAAGTTTSLWAVPLSIMGASWSWFRRRERNIVLKFVLAIALIVTLVVFLSNLVTTLNDTRVILAELLIQVQVLHTFDLPRRKDLGYSMIIALILIGVAGTISQTMAFAPFLVVFLLLAIPTLIYDYRSRLGLGDRTSDGSQASVFRTLRHSFPWKASLTLGLLVLSLGLVLFAAIPRVPGYQLRSFPVSSTIDFRGDFDGRNIASPQAQTDGTQFNGEGDGTAEGPGEVDETFYAGFSESMNQNLRGSMTPQVVMRVRSQAPGFWRVIAFDEYTGQGWRISRNDDVRDVRRSPWSFRFDLPFMGPRSFTQEVIQTYSIVADFPGLIPVLDQPRYLYFPTEDVAIGPEGSLRSPVPLSDGLTYSVVSHVSLRDRTRLGEADTTYPQSISDVYLQVPDEIEERLRDYTQSVLDNAVNPLTNPYEISLYLAQYLKQNYDIPQDPFGLEFLDEGEDLALDFLFRCEESPNPAACTPGGYPDHFSTVFTLLLRSVGIPARLATGFGPGNFNPFTGLYEVKNTHAFALTEVYFPSHGWFAFDPIPGHEVIPPSVSEYEPFGVLRQFWDWIAGWLPSPVAGFINGIFVMIGRAIDWFLARFSEGWLGILSGLLTLVLFSFAGWLSWQGWREWKRRRWLSKLAQMERLYQQMLQRLAADGCPKHPAHTPLEFARQVGDRYPPEVRSMVSRICQAYVGWRYGKESVPVEELRQQWQTVQRQDWRRKLATLRGR